In the Deinococcus ficus genome, one interval contains:
- a CDS encoding glutamate synthase-related protein — translation MNTELAQAAAAGLYSGAEHDACGVGMVAHIRGVKSHGIVAQGLKILENLDHRGAVGADPLMGDGAGILIQIPHEFYAAQMRAQGVELPPPGDYGVGMIFLPKEIASRRACEQELERATRAEGQVVLGWRDVPVNRDMPMSPAVREKEPVIRQIFIGAGPDTLVPDALERKLYVIRRRASNAILALNFTHGAEYYVPSMSCRTVIYKGLLLATQVGEYYLDLQDDRVVSALALVHQRFSTNTFPEWRLAHPYRMVAHNGEINTVKGNFNWMRAREGVMHSPVLGDDLKKLYPISFEGESDTATFDNALELLTLAGYPMAQAAMMMIPEAWEGNTLLDDRRRAFYEYHASMMEPWDGPAAMVFTDGRQIAATLDRNGLRPARYVLTRDDLVVLASEVGVLPVPESRIVKKWRLQPGKMFLIDLEQGRIIEDDELKMQFASAKPYRQWVENTKFRLDDSDETGTVGEFDEPLLRRQQAFGYTQEDLKFLMGPMAKTGEEGIGSMGNDSPLAVLSERTKPLFHYFRQLFAQVTNPPIDPIRESVVMSLVSYVGPRPNLLDVNAVNPQMRLEVEQPILDFDDMARVRAISEHTRGKFRAFDLDITYPAEWGARGIEAKLATVNAWAVDAIENGHNIIVISDRRVNAERVAIPSLLALSSIHHHLVKKGLRMRAGLIVETGDAREVHHFAALAGYGAEAIHPYLALETLVSLHRPVPGLPELAEVTPEKAVANYIKAVGKGLSKIMSKMGVSTYMSYCGAQLFEAVGLQSEFVNKYFYGTSSQVGGIGVFEVAEEALRMHAAAFRDPDQVPGNPARGDLDAGGEYAWRAGGEEHLWTPDAIAKLQHSARSGSYATYEEYARIINDQSRRHMTLRGLFTLNTAGLTPVPLDEVESAAEIVKRFATGAMSLGSISTEAHTSLAIAMNRIGGKSNTGEGGEDPARYERELRGEAIGAGESLTSVLGQGPDGTRRVEVDFPLEPGDSLRSRIKQVASGRFGVTTNYLVSADQIQIKMAQGAKPGEGGQLPGGKVSEYIGFLRHSVPGVGLISPPPHHDIYSIEDLAQLIHDLKNVNPRADISVKLVSEVGVGTIAAGVAKAKADHIVIAGHDGGTGASPWSSIKHAGTPWELGLAETQQTLVLNRLRDRVRVQTDGQLKTGWDVMVAALLGAEEFGFATAPLVTQGCIMMRKCHLNTCPVGVATQDPALRARFTGRPEHLINYLFFVAEEVRGYMAQLGIRRFDNLIGRSDLLDTRAGIEHWKASGLDFSRVFYRPDAGDAAPRQMVTQDHGLDRALDLSLIEKCRPAIERGEKVHFLQDVRNVNRTVGAMLSGELIRARPQGLPDGTVHIQMEGNGGQSFGAFLAPGLTLYLIGDANDYTGKGLSGGRIVVRPTIEFRGKAEENIIVGNTCLYGATAGEAYFRGVAGERFAVRLSGAKAVVEGTGDHGCEYMTGGTVVVLGRTGRNFAAGMSGGVAFVYDEDGTFAQRCNQSMVSLERVLPDDEQMQAAHPRTLHFGQSDEAHLRGLIEEHHRYTGSARAAYLLDHWDAALKHFVKVMPHEYQRALRGRARTPDAPGQPAGQGTLTP, via the coding sequence ATGAACACCGAGCTGGCGCAGGCCGCGGCCGCCGGGCTGTACTCCGGCGCGGAGCATGACGCCTGCGGCGTGGGCATGGTCGCCCACATCCGGGGCGTGAAGTCGCACGGGATCGTCGCGCAGGGCCTGAAGATCCTGGAGAATCTGGACCACCGGGGCGCGGTGGGCGCCGATCCGCTGATGGGCGACGGGGCCGGCATCCTTATTCAGATTCCGCACGAGTTCTATGCAGCGCAGATGCGCGCTCAGGGCGTGGAACTGCCACCCCCCGGGGATTACGGCGTGGGCATGATCTTCCTGCCGAAGGAGATCGCGTCCCGCCGCGCGTGCGAGCAGGAACTGGAACGCGCCACTCGCGCCGAAGGGCAGGTTGTGCTGGGCTGGCGAGACGTGCCGGTGAACCGTGACATGCCCATGAGCCCGGCCGTGCGCGAGAAGGAGCCGGTGATCCGGCAGATCTTCATCGGGGCCGGGCCGGACACGCTGGTGCCGGACGCGCTGGAACGCAAGCTGTACGTGATCCGCCGCCGCGCCAGCAACGCGATTCTCGCGCTGAACTTCACGCACGGTGCCGAGTACTACGTGCCCAGCATGTCGTGCCGCACGGTGATCTACAAGGGCCTGCTGCTGGCCACGCAGGTCGGCGAGTATTACCTGGACCTGCAGGACGACCGGGTGGTGTCGGCGCTGGCGCTGGTGCACCAGCGCTTCTCCACGAACACCTTCCCGGAGTGGCGCCTGGCGCACCCGTACCGGATGGTGGCCCACAACGGCGAGATCAACACCGTGAAGGGCAACTTCAACTGGATGCGCGCCCGCGAGGGCGTGATGCACTCGCCGGTGCTGGGCGACGACCTGAAAAAGCTCTACCCCATCTCCTTCGAGGGCGAGAGCGACACCGCCACCTTCGACAACGCGCTGGAACTGCTGACGCTGGCCGGGTACCCGATGGCGCAGGCGGCCATGATGATGATCCCGGAAGCCTGGGAGGGCAACACCCTGCTGGACGACCGGCGCCGGGCGTTCTACGAATACCACGCCAGCATGATGGAGCCCTGGGACGGCCCGGCCGCGATGGTGTTCACGGACGGCCGGCAGATCGCCGCGACCCTGGACCGCAACGGCCTGCGTCCCGCGCGGTACGTGCTCACCCGGGACGACCTGGTGGTGCTGGCGTCCGAGGTGGGCGTGCTGCCCGTGCCGGAGTCGCGCATCGTGAAGAAGTGGCGGCTACAGCCCGGAAAGATGTTCCTGATTGACCTGGAGCAGGGCCGGATCATCGAGGACGACGAGCTGAAGATGCAGTTCGCGTCCGCCAAGCCCTACCGGCAGTGGGTGGAGAACACGAAGTTCCGCCTGGACGACAGCGACGAGACCGGCACGGTCGGCGAGTTCGACGAGCCGCTGCTGAGGCGCCAGCAGGCTTTCGGGTACACGCAGGAAGACCTGAAGTTCCTGATGGGCCCCATGGCCAAGACCGGCGAGGAAGGCATCGGCAGCATGGGCAACGACAGCCCCCTGGCGGTGCTGTCCGAGCGCACGAAGCCGCTGTTCCATTACTTCCGGCAGCTGTTCGCGCAGGTCACCAACCCGCCCATCGACCCCATCCGCGAGTCGGTGGTGATGAGCCTGGTGTCGTACGTGGGCCCGCGTCCGAACCTGCTGGACGTGAACGCCGTGAACCCCCAGATGCGCCTGGAGGTCGAGCAGCCCATCCTGGACTTCGACGACATGGCCCGCGTGCGCGCCATCAGCGAGCACACCCGCGGCAAGTTCCGCGCCTTCGACCTGGACATCACGTACCCCGCCGAGTGGGGCGCGCGCGGCATCGAGGCGAAACTGGCGACCGTGAACGCCTGGGCGGTGGACGCCATCGAGAACGGGCACAACATCATCGTGATCAGCGACCGCCGCGTGAACGCGGAGCGGGTCGCGATTCCCAGCCTGCTGGCCCTGAGCAGCATCCACCACCACCTCGTGAAGAAGGGCCTGCGCATGCGCGCTGGCCTGATCGTGGAAACCGGCGACGCCCGCGAGGTGCATCACTTCGCGGCGCTGGCCGGGTACGGCGCCGAGGCCATTCACCCGTACCTCGCGCTGGAAACGCTGGTCAGCCTGCACCGCCCGGTGCCGGGCCTGCCGGAACTCGCGGAGGTCACGCCGGAGAAGGCGGTCGCGAACTACATCAAGGCGGTCGGCAAGGGCCTGAGCAAGATCATGTCCAAGATGGGCGTGAGCACGTACATGAGTTACTGCGGCGCGCAGCTGTTCGAGGCGGTGGGTCTGCAATCCGAATTCGTGAACAAGTACTTCTACGGCACGTCCAGCCAGGTGGGCGGCATCGGCGTGTTCGAGGTGGCCGAAGAGGCCCTGCGCATGCACGCCGCCGCCTTCCGTGACCCTGACCAGGTGCCAGGCAACCCGGCGCGGGGCGACCTGGACGCCGGCGGCGAGTACGCCTGGCGGGCCGGCGGCGAGGAGCACCTGTGGACGCCGGACGCCATCGCGAAACTGCAGCACAGTGCGCGCAGCGGTTCGTACGCCACGTACGAGGAGTACGCCCGGATCATCAACGACCAGAGCCGGCGGCACATGACCCTGCGCGGGCTGTTCACCCTGAACACCGCCGGGCTCACGCCCGTGCCGCTGGACGAGGTGGAGAGCGCCGCGGAGATCGTGAAGCGCTTTGCGACCGGCGCCATGAGCCTGGGCAGCATCTCCACCGAGGCGCACACGTCCCTGGCGATCGCCATGAACCGCATCGGCGGCAAATCCAACACCGGCGAGGGCGGCGAGGACCCCGCGCGGTACGAACGGGAACTGCGCGGCGAGGCCATCGGGGCGGGGGAGAGTCTCACTTCGGTGCTCGGGCAGGGGCCGGACGGCACGCGGCGCGTGGAGGTGGACTTCCCGCTGGAACCCGGCGACAGCCTGCGCAGCCGGATCAAGCAGGTGGCGTCCGGCCGCTTCGGGGTGACCACCAATTACCTCGTCAGCGCCGACCAGATCCAGATCAAGATGGCGCAGGGCGCCAAGCCCGGGGAGGGCGGGCAGCTGCCCGGCGGGAAGGTCAGCGAGTACATCGGGTTCCTGCGGCACAGCGTGCCCGGCGTGGGCCTGATCTCCCCGCCGCCGCACCACGACATCTACAGCATCGAGGACCTCGCGCAGCTGATCCACGACCTGAAGAACGTCAACCCGCGTGCGGACATCAGCGTGAAGCTCGTGTCGGAAGTCGGGGTGGGCACCATCGCGGCCGGCGTGGCGAAGGCCAAGGCCGACCACATCGTGATCGCCGGGCATGACGGCGGCACGGGTGCGAGCCCCTGGAGCAGCATCAAGCACGCCGGCACGCCCTGGGAACTGGGCCTGGCGGAAACGCAGCAGACCCTGGTCCTGAACAGATTGCGTGACCGGGTGCGCGTGCAGACCGACGGGCAGCTCAAGACCGGCTGGGACGTCATGGTGGCCGCGCTGCTGGGCGCCGAGGAGTTCGGGTTCGCGACCGCGCCGCTGGTCACGCAGGGCTGCATCATGATGCGCAAATGCCACCTGAACACCTGCCCGGTCGGGGTGGCGACCCAGGACCCCGCCCTGCGCGCGCGCTTCACGGGCCGGCCCGAGCACCTGATCAACTACCTGTTCTTCGTCGCGGAGGAGGTGCGCGGGTACATGGCGCAGCTCGGCATCCGGCGCTTCGACAACCTGATCGGCCGCAGCGACCTGCTGGACACCCGCGCCGGCATCGAGCACTGGAAGGCGAGCGGGCTGGACTTCAGCCGCGTGTTCTACCGCCCGGACGCCGGGGACGCCGCGCCCCGCCAGATGGTCACGCAGGACCACGGCCTGGACCGCGCGCTGGACCTGAGCCTGATCGAGAAGTGCCGCCCCGCCATCGAACGCGGCGAGAAGGTGCACTTCCTGCAGGACGTCCGCAACGTGAACCGCACCGTGGGCGCGATGCTGAGCGGCGAACTGATCCGCGCCCGCCCGCAGGGCCTCCCGGACGGCACCGTGCACATCCAGATGGAAGGCAACGGCGGGCAGAGCTTCGGCGCGTTCCTCGCCCCGGGCCTCACGCTGTACCTGATCGGGGACGCCAACGACTACACTGGCAAGGGCCTCAGTGGCGGAAGAATCGTGGTGCGCCCCACCATCGAATTCCGCGGCAAGGCTGAGGAGAACATCATCGTCGGGAACACCTGCCTGTACGGCGCCACCGCCGGCGAGGCGTACTTCCGCGGCGTGGCCGGCGAACGCTTCGCGGTGCGCCTGTCCGGCGCGAAAGCCGTGGTGGAAGGCACCGGCGACCACGGCTGCGAGTACATGACCGGCGGGACCGTGGTCGTCCTGGGCCGCACCGGAAGGAACTTCGCGGCCGGCATGAGCGGCGGCGTGGCCTTCGTGTACGACGAGGACGGCACCTTCGCGCAGCGCTGCAATCAGAGCATGGTCAGCCTGGAACGCGTGCTGCCCGACGACGAACAGATGCAGGCCGCCCACCCCCGCACCCTGCACTTCGGGCAGAGCGACGAGGCGCACCTGCGCGGCCTGATCGAGGAACACCACCGCTACACCGGCAGCGCCCGCGCCGCGTACCTGCTGGACCACTGGGACGCCGCCCTGAAGCACTTCGTGAAGGTCATGCCCCACGAGTACCAGCGCGCCCTGCGCGGCCGCGCCCGCACGCCCGACGCCCCCGGCCAGCCGGCCGGTCAGGGCACCCTCACCCCCTGA
- a CDS encoding PqqD family protein: protein MWSAVPDVLVTDLGDELVLLDPASSEMFSLNDTGRLLWQALPAPENDLTALLEGEYGLPHEQAQADVHALLTSLEARHLITRS from the coding sequence ATGTGGTCCGCCGTTCCTGATGTCCTCGTCACCGACCTCGGCGACGAACTCGTGCTGCTCGACCCGGCCAGCAGCGAGATGTTCAGCCTCAACGACACCGGCCGCCTCCTCTGGCAGGCCCTCCCCGCCCCCGAAAACGACCTGACCGCCCTACTCGAAGGCGAGTACGGCCTCCCCCATGAGCAGGCCCAGGCGGACGTCCACGCCCTGCTGACCAGTCTGGAAGCCCGGCACCTGATCACCCGGTCGTGA
- a CDS encoding AAA family ATPase, with protein sequence MLIVLSGLPGTGKSTLARALARDLRAAHLRVDSVEAALLNAGLDRVTVEGYAALYAVAADQLSAGLPVIVDLVNPVTATREAWADVAARAGATLVNVEVTCTDPAEHRRRVETRHTAPDTHAGRWAPPTWADVQAAAHHYEPWTAPVLRLDTAHATPAELIGTLRARLPDAGTLP encoded by the coding sequence ATGCTGATCGTCCTCTCCGGCCTGCCCGGCACCGGCAAAAGCACCCTGGCCCGCGCCCTCGCCCGGGACCTGCGCGCCGCCCACCTGCGCGTGGACAGCGTGGAAGCCGCCCTGCTGAACGCCGGCCTGGACCGCGTGACCGTGGAAGGCTACGCCGCCCTGTACGCCGTCGCCGCCGACCAGCTCAGCGCGGGCCTCCCCGTCATCGTGGACCTCGTCAACCCAGTCACCGCCACCCGTGAAGCCTGGGCCGACGTGGCCGCCCGGGCCGGCGCGACCCTCGTGAACGTGGAAGTCACCTGCACCGACCCGGCCGAACACCGCCGCCGCGTCGAAACCCGCCACACCGCCCCCGACACCCACGCGGGCCGCTGGGCCCCGCCCACCTGGGCCGACGTGCAGGCCGCCGCACACCACTACGAACCGTGGACCGCACCCGTCCTGCGCCTGGACACCGCCCACGCCACGCCCGCCGAACTCATAGGCACCCTGCGGGCACGCCTGCCTGACGCCGGGACGCTACCCTGA